The following coding sequences lie in one Megalodesulfovibrio gigas DSM 1382 = ATCC 19364 genomic window:
- the rpiB gene encoding ribose 5-phosphate isomerase B, with protein MSTPTTPRRVCIGADHAGFALKEQIKQHLLGKGHEVIDVGTDSQTSCDYPEFAQHLCKKLTSKELGECGLGVLICGTGIGMSMAANKCPGIRAALCTHEFLARMTRRHNNANVLCLGERVTGPGLALAIVDAFLEESFEGGRHQRRVDLMEPATAEACRDGSA; from the coding sequence ATGTCCACCCCAACCACCCCCAGACGCGTCTGCATCGGTGCGGACCACGCCGGGTTCGCCCTCAAGGAACAGATCAAGCAGCATCTGCTCGGCAAAGGCCACGAGGTCATCGACGTGGGGACCGACTCTCAGACGAGTTGCGACTACCCCGAATTCGCCCAGCATCTCTGCAAGAAACTCACCTCCAAGGAACTGGGCGAATGCGGCCTGGGCGTACTCATCTGCGGCACTGGCATCGGCATGAGCATGGCCGCCAACAAGTGCCCGGGCATCCGCGCCGCCCTGTGCACCCATGAATTTCTGGCCCGCATGACCCGCCGTCACAACAATGCCAATGTGCTCTGCCTGGGCGAACGCGTCACCGGACCGGGCCTGGCCCTGGCCATTGTGGATGCCTTTCTGGAAGAGTCCTTCGAGGGCGGCCGCCACCAGCGCCGCGTCGATCTCATGGAACCCGCAACCGCCGAGGCCTGCCGTGATGGAAGCGCCTGA
- a CDS encoding tetratricopeptide repeat protein, with product MRRHTILPLLSALLAGCLLLAACATVPKNPAGAAAGGWKLSKDAQATYYYLLLEDARRQENATLGEQAVLELLSLDDSPQVFIDCANFFWQAGDAARTRILVEEGQQRHPNNLQLQLLLAQLYLAEQRYDEARTLLEHYLTRNPGDLIARTELATMLVQAEVYEQAMTLLEQTPASIPQEKHPREWQFLRAKALTGLERHKEAVPILKALLKEDPEFLEAWAELAYAYEAMQDFKGAEETYLSIMELGEPSRELILRLAEVNIKLGKPKQALKFVEKGPQDLPTFLPVAGYLLDAGMFDEADAFIDAVLKEHPDFKELWFHKALIQYEGRKDSAKALECLRQIPESSRFHERSQRFSIHLLFEADRTAEALALARASRARYADVSEFWLLEARLLQESGQTEQALDLLRQAQERWSDDPEVLFTYGLVLERAEQRAEAFAVMERILDLEPDNADALNYVGYTLADKGKDLDRAQDLVARALELKPGNDYILDSMAWVRFRQGQIQEAWAIIQQAVVDSKGQPVDDPVIWEHYGDIALALGHTAQARTGYENALKYHHKKPETIRKKLQAL from the coding sequence ATGCGCCGTCATACCATCCTGCCGTTGTTGAGCGCCCTGCTGGCCGGCTGTCTGCTGCTGGCCGCGTGCGCCACCGTACCGAAGAATCCTGCCGGCGCTGCCGCCGGGGGCTGGAAGCTCTCCAAAGACGCCCAGGCCACCTATTATTATCTGTTGCTGGAGGATGCCCGCCGCCAGGAAAACGCCACCCTGGGCGAACAGGCGGTGCTGGAACTCCTGAGTCTGGACGACTCGCCCCAGGTGTTCATAGACTGCGCCAACTTCTTCTGGCAGGCCGGCGACGCCGCCCGCACCCGCATCCTGGTGGAGGAAGGGCAGCAGCGCCACCCGAACAACCTGCAACTGCAGCTACTGCTTGCCCAACTGTACCTGGCCGAGCAACGCTACGACGAAGCCCGGACCCTGCTGGAACACTACCTGACCCGCAACCCGGGGGACCTCATCGCCCGCACCGAGCTGGCCACCATGCTGGTGCAGGCAGAAGTCTACGAGCAGGCCATGACGCTGCTGGAGCAGACGCCCGCCAGCATCCCCCAGGAAAAGCACCCCCGTGAATGGCAGTTTTTGCGCGCCAAGGCCCTCACCGGCCTGGAGCGCCACAAGGAGGCCGTGCCCATCCTCAAGGCCCTGCTCAAGGAGGACCCCGAATTCCTGGAGGCCTGGGCCGAGCTGGCCTATGCCTATGAGGCCATGCAGGACTTCAAGGGCGCCGAAGAGACCTACCTGAGCATCATGGAACTGGGCGAGCCCAGCCGGGAGCTTATCCTTAGATTGGCCGAGGTGAACATCAAACTCGGCAAGCCTAAGCAGGCCCTGAAGTTCGTGGAAAAAGGCCCCCAGGATCTGCCCACCTTCCTGCCCGTGGCCGGATACCTGCTGGATGCCGGCATGTTCGATGAGGCCGATGCCTTCATTGATGCGGTGCTGAAGGAGCATCCTGACTTCAAGGAGCTCTGGTTCCACAAGGCCCTCATCCAGTACGAAGGCCGGAAGGACAGCGCCAAGGCCCTGGAATGCCTGCGCCAGATTCCCGAAAGCAGCCGCTTTCACGAACGCAGCCAGCGCTTTTCCATCCACCTGCTCTTCGAGGCGGACCGCACCGCCGAGGCCCTGGCCCTGGCCCGCGCCAGCCGCGCGCGATATGCCGATGTCAGCGAATTCTGGCTGCTGGAAGCCCGGCTGTTGCAGGAGTCCGGCCAGACGGAGCAGGCCCTGGACCTGTTGCGCCAGGCCCAGGAACGCTGGAGCGACGATCCCGAAGTCCTCTTCACCTATGGTCTGGTGCTGGAACGCGCCGAGCAGCGCGCCGAGGCCTTTGCGGTCATGGAACGCATTCTTGACCTGGAACCGGACAACGCCGACGCCCTCAACTACGTGGGCTACACCCTGGCGGACAAGGGCAAGGATCTGGATCGCGCCCAGGACCTCGTCGCCCGGGCCCTGGAACTCAAGCCCGGCAACGACTACATCCTCGACTCCATGGCCTGGGTCCGCTTCCGGCAAGGCCAGATCCAGGAGGCCTGGGCCATCATCCAGCAGGCCGTGGTGGATTCCAAAGGCCAGCCCGTGGATGATCCTGTCATCTGGGAACATTACGGAGATATCGCCCTGGCCCTGGGGCATACGGCCCAGGCCCGCACGGGGTATGAAAACGCGCTGAAATATCACCACAAAAAACCGGAGACCATCCGCAAGAAGCTGCAGGCGTTATGA
- a CDS encoding sigma-70 family RNA polymerase sigma factor — protein MDPEPAEDDESDDLELDEAPEEEFLEEDLPAIDASLDPDGEAPPPLALPMPVFKSGPRAGAQDTLRLYLKEIGAFPMLEPEAEFELARRVRDLNDSDAAFQLVTSHLRLVVKIAMDFQRRWMQNVLDLVQEGNVGLMRAVQKFDPEKGIKFSYYAAFWIKAYILKFIMDNWRLVKIGTTQAQRKLFYNLNKERRRLQSLGFDPDTATLSKNLNVSVEEVQEMEQRLGSQDMSLDTTLADDTTTTRLDVLPALQPSIEDTLARAEISIALQGHLERILPRLSDKERDILEQRLLADSPVTLREIGERYGITRERVRQLETRLLHKLRVHLTDNIDDFSNDWIVRSE, from the coding sequence CTGGACCCCGAGCCGGCAGAGGACGACGAAAGCGACGACCTGGAACTGGACGAAGCCCCCGAGGAGGAATTCCTTGAGGAAGACCTCCCCGCCATCGACGCCTCGCTCGATCCCGACGGCGAAGCCCCCCCGCCCCTCGCCCTGCCCATGCCGGTGTTCAAATCCGGCCCGCGTGCCGGCGCGCAGGATACCCTGCGGCTGTATCTCAAGGAAATCGGGGCGTTTCCCATGCTGGAGCCCGAGGCCGAATTCGAGCTGGCCCGCCGCGTGCGCGACCTGAACGACAGCGACGCCGCCTTCCAGCTGGTCACCTCCCATCTGCGGCTGGTGGTCAAAATCGCCATGGATTTCCAGCGCCGCTGGATGCAGAACGTGCTGGATCTGGTGCAGGAAGGCAATGTGGGCCTCATGCGCGCCGTGCAGAAGTTCGATCCGGAAAAGGGCATCAAGTTCTCCTACTACGCCGCCTTCTGGATCAAGGCCTACATCCTTAAATTTATCATGGACAACTGGCGGCTGGTGAAGATAGGCACCACCCAGGCCCAGCGCAAACTTTTTTACAACCTGAACAAGGAACGCCGCCGGCTGCAGTCCCTGGGCTTTGATCCGGACACCGCCACCCTCTCCAAGAACCTCAATGTGAGTGTGGAGGAGGTGCAGGAGATGGAGCAGCGCCTGGGCAGCCAGGACATGAGCCTGGACACCACCCTGGCGGACGACACCACCACCACCCGGCTCGACGTGCTGCCCGCCCTGCAGCCCAGCATCGAAGATACCCTGGCCCGGGCGGAAATCTCCATCGCGCTGCAGGGGCACCTGGAACGCATCCTGCCCAGACTCTCGGACAAGGAGCGCGACATCCTCGAACAGCGGCTGCTGGCAGATTCGCCGGTCACCCTGCGGGAAATCGGCGAGCGCTACGGCATCACCCGCGAACGTGTCCGCCAGCTGGAAACCCGGCTGCTGCACAAACTGAGAGTGCATCTTACAGATAACATAGACGATTTTTCAAACGATTGGATCGTGCGCAGCGAATAG
- a CDS encoding homocysteine S-methyltransferase family protein: protein MPDFDWLRNATTVLCFDGATGTMLQEAGLPAGMSPELFGLTRPDVMRGVHDAYIAAGADVITTNTFGGTGHKLGLGVDVTEVNRELARCGRQAADAAGGRVKVAGSVGPTGQFLKPMGTLTPAEMRQVFHEQILGLVQGGVDLLIAETQYDIAEIRAVAMAAREVFREVGRAVPVGLSMTFERGATLTGTPPAVFAAAAQNLGVDFVAINCGLGPDEMLSLAEAMVPALQIPLLVQPNAGLPQLKDGRTVFTLGPDEFAEKMRPYLQLGVRMVGGCCGTTPRHISALKAVIKDVVPAPCAGQGVLHLVSRSRLVRVAPFLPHVVIGERINPTGKKQLTAEYQAGELQLALQYATEQLEDGAQVLDVNVGAPMVDEQALLPLLTETLAARVEAPLCLDSTDPAALTLALDRCPAGALINSISGEPGRMEILGPLCRDHGAPCILLPLTSKKLPVTAAERIAIIESLVQQALDLGIPRANLMVDALALTVSSRQDAAVQCLATIRHCTEVLRLPTVLGLSNISFGLPARELLNATFLTLAMGVGLSASIANPHATRLKEARAAAEVLLGRDTNAESFIAGYTNWKPGGEGGGTSGSPAGGGVAKKSATTLKEAVLMGDKSRIQPLVEAALAAGMTPMAVVNEELIAAITQVGEKYERREYFLPQLIASAEAMQHGFRILKPLLDKAEAEGEKVHKPVVILATVEGDIHDIGKNIVALMLGNHGFEVHDLGKDVPAETIVRAAKERGASIIGLSALMTTTMVRMEDTVKLLREEALPAKVIVGGAVVSQEYADRIGAHGYAQDAVAAVRLAKELTAARA, encoded by the coding sequence TTGCCTGATTTCGACTGGCTGCGCAATGCAACGACAGTGTTATGCTTTGACGGCGCCACGGGAACCATGCTCCAGGAGGCCGGGCTGCCGGCTGGCATGTCGCCGGAGCTGTTCGGTCTGACGCGGCCGGACGTCATGCGCGGGGTGCACGATGCATACATCGCCGCCGGGGCGGACGTCATCACCACCAACACCTTTGGCGGCACGGGCCACAAGCTGGGCCTGGGCGTGGATGTGACCGAGGTGAACCGCGAGTTGGCCCGCTGCGGCCGGCAGGCGGCGGATGCTGCTGGCGGCCGCGTGAAGGTGGCCGGCAGCGTGGGACCCACGGGGCAGTTCCTCAAGCCCATGGGCACCCTGACCCCGGCCGAGATGCGCCAGGTCTTCCATGAACAGATTCTGGGCCTGGTGCAGGGCGGGGTGGATCTGCTCATCGCCGAAACCCAGTACGATATCGCCGAGATTCGCGCCGTGGCCATGGCGGCCCGGGAGGTCTTCCGCGAGGTGGGCCGCGCCGTGCCCGTGGGGCTGTCCATGACTTTTGAGCGCGGGGCCACCCTCACCGGCACGCCGCCCGCGGTGTTTGCCGCCGCCGCCCAGAATCTGGGCGTGGACTTTGTGGCCATCAACTGCGGTCTGGGACCCGACGAGATGTTGTCCCTGGCCGAGGCCATGGTGCCGGCGCTGCAGATTCCCCTGCTGGTGCAGCCCAACGCCGGCCTGCCCCAGCTCAAGGACGGCCGCACCGTCTTCACCCTGGGGCCGGACGAATTTGCGGAAAAGATGCGCCCGTATCTGCAACTGGGCGTGCGCATGGTGGGCGGCTGCTGCGGCACCACGCCCCGGCACATCAGCGCCCTCAAGGCGGTCATCAAGGATGTTGTGCCTGCGCCGTGCGCGGGGCAGGGGGTGCTGCATCTGGTCTCCCGTTCCCGGCTGGTGCGGGTGGCGCCGTTTTTGCCGCATGTGGTCATCGGGGAACGCATCAACCCCACGGGCAAGAAGCAGCTCACGGCCGAATACCAGGCCGGAGAACTGCAGCTGGCCCTGCAGTACGCCACGGAACAACTGGAAGACGGCGCCCAGGTGCTGGATGTGAACGTGGGCGCGCCCATGGTGGATGAGCAGGCGCTGCTGCCGCTGCTGACGGAAACCCTGGCCGCGCGGGTGGAGGCCCCCCTGTGCCTGGATTCCACAGACCCGGCCGCCCTGACCCTGGCCCTGGACCGGTGCCCGGCCGGCGCGCTTATCAATTCCATCAGCGGGGAACCCGGCCGCATGGAGATCCTGGGGCCCCTGTGCCGGGATCACGGCGCGCCGTGCATCCTGCTGCCCCTGACCAGCAAGAAACTGCCCGTGACCGCGGCGGAGCGCATCGCCATCATCGAATCCCTGGTGCAGCAGGCCCTGGATCTGGGCATCCCCCGCGCCAATCTGATGGTGGACGCCCTGGCCCTGACGGTTTCCTCCAGGCAGGACGCCGCCGTGCAGTGTCTGGCCACCATCCGCCATTGTACCGAGGTGCTCCGGCTGCCCACGGTGTTGGGGCTTTCCAACATCTCCTTCGGGCTGCCGGCGCGCGAACTGCTCAATGCCACCTTCCTGACCCTGGCCATGGGCGTGGGCCTGTCCGCCTCCATCGCCAACCCCCACGCCACCCGCCTCAAGGAGGCCCGGGCCGCGGCAGAGGTGCTCCTGGGGCGCGATACCAACGCCGAATCCTTCATCGCCGGCTATACGAACTGGAAGCCCGGCGGCGAGGGGGGCGGGACCTCCGGCAGTCCGGCTGGCGGCGGTGTTGCCAAAAAATCCGCCACCACCTTGAAAGAAGCCGTGCTGATGGGGGATAAGTCCCGCATCCAGCCCCTGGTGGAAGCGGCCCTGGCCGCAGGCATGACGCCCATGGCCGTGGTGAACGAGGAACTTATTGCCGCCATCACCCAGGTGGGAGAAAAATACGAGCGCCGCGAATACTTCCTGCCGCAGCTCATTGCCAGCGCCGAAGCCATGCAGCACGGCTTCCGCATCCTCAAGCCATTGCTGGACAAGGCCGAGGCCGAGGGGGAAAAGGTCCACAAGCCCGTGGTCATCCTGGCCACGGTGGAAGGGGACATCCACGACATCGGCAAGAACATCGTGGCCCTGATGCTTGGCAACCACGGGTTTGAGGTGCATGATCTGGGCAAGGACGTGCCGGCGGAAACCATCGTCCGGGCAGCCAAGGAGCGCGGGGCATCCATCATCGGCCTCTCGGCCCTCATGACCACCACCATGGTGCGCATGGAAGACACCGTCAAATTGTTGCGCGAAGAAGCCTTGCCGGCCAAGGTCATTGTGGGCGGGGCCGTGGTGAGCCAGGAATATGCAGATCGCATTGGCGCGCACGGCTATGCTCAGGACGCCGTGGCCGCCGTGCGGCTGGCCAAGGAATTGACGGCGGCGCGGGCCTGA
- a CDS encoding TlpA family protein disulfide reductase, with the protein MQWCRDCLRSVCLALGLVLACGMGSVQAQQAVLPIDHIALMQQVREHKGKVVVVNFFATWCGPCIVEIPGLKQLRTEFGEDQVLFLGVSVDENPEVLPAFMRRMAFNYPVYYAKPGVAKFFAVQAIPKMLVYNVRGELILDHAGFLDPKQLKQELVTLLAQK; encoded by the coding sequence ATGCAGTGGTGTCGTGATTGCCTGAGGAGCGTGTGCCTGGCGCTGGGTCTTGTGCTGGCGTGTGGGATGGGTTCCGTGCAGGCGCAACAGGCGGTGCTGCCCATCGACCACATCGCCCTCATGCAGCAGGTGCGCGAGCACAAGGGCAAGGTGGTGGTGGTGAACTTCTTTGCCACCTGGTGCGGCCCATGCATCGTGGAGATCCCCGGCCTCAAGCAGTTGCGCACGGAGTTCGGCGAGGATCAGGTGCTGTTTCTGGGCGTTTCGGTGGATGAAAATCCCGAGGTGCTGCCCGCCTTCATGCGGCGGATGGCCTTCAATTATCCGGTGTACTACGCCAAACCCGGCGTGGCGAAGTTCTTTGCCGTGCAGGCCATCCCCAAGATGCTGGTCTACAACGTGCGTGGGGAATTGATTCTGGATCATGCCGGATTCCTTGATCCAAAACAGCTAAAACAGGAGCTTGTCACGCTCCTGGCCCAGAAGTGA
- a CDS encoding N-acetyltransferase: MENEGFYIRKARIDDVKPIHGMLMDCSRSGLLLPRSYNELYSHLRDFFVLAPKDGGTIQACCALSITWDDLAELRSLVVSEALRGQGWGRRLVEACLSEAVTLGLFRIFTLTYQQAFFEKLGFQVVGKEVLPQKVWSDCLRCPKFPECDEIAMLLEV, encoded by the coding sequence GTGGAGAACGAAGGGTTCTACATTCGCAAAGCTCGCATAGACGACGTCAAGCCCATCCATGGCATGCTCATGGATTGTTCCCGCAGCGGGTTGTTGTTGCCGCGCTCCTACAATGAGCTCTACAGCCACCTGCGGGATTTCTTCGTCCTGGCGCCCAAGGACGGCGGAACCATCCAGGCCTGCTGCGCCCTGTCCATCACCTGGGACGACCTGGCCGAGCTGCGCTCCCTGGTGGTCTCGGAAGCCTTGCGCGGGCAGGGCTGGGGCCGGCGGCTGGTGGAAGCCTGCCTGTCCGAGGCAGTGACCCTGGGCCTGTTCCGCATCTTCACCCTGACATACCAGCAAGCCTTTTTCGAAAAGCTGGGATTCCAGGTCGTCGGCAAGGAAGTGTTGCCGCAAAAAGTCTGGAGCGACTGTTTGCGCTGTCCCAAATTCCCCGAGTGCGATGAAATCGCCATGCTGCTGGAGGTGTGA
- the hpt gene encoding hypoxanthine phosphoribosyltransferase: MSMLTELISREQIAARIRELGETIRNDYNDEPLVTVCVLKGAVIFFADLLRAIDRSTTIDFMRIASYGCSVSRETNVRLLLDLETNIAGKHVLIVEDIIDTGHSMRCVLDLLATRNPASLAVCTLLDKRERREVSVDVSYAGFVVQQGFVVGYGLDFAEDYRHLDAIHILDPGA, encoded by the coding sequence ATGTCCATGTTGACTGAATTGATAAGTCGGGAACAGATCGCCGCTCGCATCCGCGAATTGGGCGAGACCATCCGCAACGACTACAACGATGAGCCGCTGGTCACGGTGTGTGTGCTCAAGGGCGCGGTGATCTTTTTTGCCGATCTGCTGCGAGCCATCGACAGATCCACCACTATTGATTTCATGCGCATTGCAAGCTATGGTTGCAGTGTTTCGCGCGAGACCAACGTGCGGCTCCTGCTCGATCTGGAAACCAACATCGCTGGCAAGCATGTGCTGATTGTGGAAGACATCATCGACACAGGCCACTCCATGCGCTGTGTGTTGGACCTGCTGGCCACGCGCAACCCGGCGTCCCTGGCCGTCTGCACCTTGCTGGACAAGCGGGAGCGCCGCGAGGTGTCGGTGGATGTGAGCTATGCCGGCTTTGTGGTTCAACAAGGATTCGTAGTGGGATACGGCCTCGATTTTGCAGAGGACTATCGTCACCTGGATGCCATTCACATCCTCGATCCCGGCGCCTAG